One window of the Janthinobacterium sp. PAMC25594 genome contains the following:
- the pabB gene encoding aminodeoxychorismate synthase component I → MHTDCFALLDDASTPGAGSRLYTGLAAVLRCGEGEQWPALLEGLQGALKRGQYAVSVCSYELGAHLLTMPPRAADPGAPPLAQVLVFDHCTQLSQEDVAQWLDERVRADTAPAGVADIRANVDQAEFTRALHRIHDYIVAGDTYQVNYTYRLRFDAFGSPLALYARLRARQPVPYGALVMLPGGGALLSLSPELFVRHAQGELTARPMKGTAPAAPAEQVEENARRARALAHDPKNRAENLMIVDLLRNDIGRIAATGSVNVPALFEVTRYSSVLQMTSTVQARLRGDASLADIFQALYPCGSITGAPKRRTMEIIAELEGAPRGIYTGAIGWFDPPNAGAAHAVGDFCMSVPIRTLALQPAGPGGMRRGEMGVGAGIVLDSDPHEEFAECQLKARFLTGLTNDFELFETLHASRDYGCRQQERHLARLAASCAYFNFAWDADAARAALLAACAARPDDIPFRLRLALRQDGQFTTQSGALTALPQTVNILLAPDATTADDLFLRHKSSVRARYDAAWRAAEAQGGFDMLFFNERGELTEGGRSNVFVRLDGRWHTPPLSCGLLPGVQRAAMLADPAWDARETVITRPMLARAEAIVVCNALRGAMMAQLVN, encoded by the coding sequence ATGCACACCGACTGTTTCGCCCTGCTCGACGACGCCAGCACACCCGGCGCCGGTTCGCGCCTGTACACGGGCCTGGCGGCGGTCTTGCGGTGCGGCGAGGGGGAGCAGTGGCCGGCCCTGCTCGAAGGGCTGCAAGGGGCTTTAAAACGCGGCCAGTACGCCGTCAGCGTGTGCAGCTACGAGCTGGGCGCGCACTTGCTGACCATGCCGCCGCGCGCGGCGGATCCCGGCGCGCCACCGCTGGCGCAAGTGCTCGTCTTTGACCATTGCACGCAGCTGTCGCAGGAGGACGTGGCGCAGTGGCTGGACGAACGCGTCCGCGCGGATACCGCGCCGGCCGGCGTGGCCGATATTCGCGCGAATGTAGATCAAGCCGAATTCACGCGCGCACTGCACCGCATCCACGACTACATCGTGGCCGGCGACACCTACCAGGTCAACTACACGTATCGTTTGCGCTTCGACGCCTTCGGCTCGCCCCTGGCCCTGTATGCGCGGCTGCGCGCGCGCCAGCCCGTGCCGTATGGCGCGCTGGTGATGCTGCCCGGTGGCGGCGCCCTGCTGTCGCTGTCGCCGGAGCTGTTCGTGCGCCATGCGCAAGGCGAGCTGACGGCGCGCCCCATGAAAGGCACGGCGCCGGCCGCTCCCGCCGAACAGGTGGAAGAAAATGCACGCCGCGCCAGGGCCCTGGCCCATGATCCGAAGAATCGCGCGGAAAACCTGATGATCGTCGACCTGCTGCGCAACGACATCGGCCGCATCGCCGCCACGGGCTCCGTCAATGTGCCCGCCCTGTTCGAAGTGACGCGCTACAGCAGCGTGCTGCAAATGACCTCCACCGTGCAGGCGCGCCTGCGCGGCGACGCCAGCCTGGCCGACATCTTCCAGGCCTTGTATCCGTGCGGTTCGATCACGGGCGCGCCGAAACGCCGCACCATGGAAATCATCGCCGAACTGGAAGGGGCGCCGCGCGGCATCTACACGGGCGCCATCGGCTGGTTCGATCCACCAAACGCTGGCGCCGCCCACGCCGTGGGCGACTTTTGCATGTCCGTGCCGATCCGCACGCTGGCTCTGCAGCCGGCTGGCCCTGGCGGCATGCGGCGCGGCGAAATGGGCGTGGGTGCCGGCATCGTGCTCGACAGCGACCCGCACGAGGAATTTGCGGAGTGCCAGCTCAAGGCGCGCTTCCTCACGGGCCTCACGAACGACTTCGAACTGTTCGAAACCCTGCACGCCAGCCGCGACTATGGCTGCCGCCAGCAGGAACGCCACCTGGCGCGCCTGGCCGCCTCCTGCGCCTATTTTAATTTTGCCTGGGATGCGGACGCTGCCCGCGCCGCACTGCTGGCGGCCTGCGCGGCGCGGCCCGACGATATCCCCTTCCGCCTGCGCCTGGCGCTGCGCCAGGACGGCCAGTTTACGACGCAAAGCGGTGCCCTCACCGCCTTGCCGCAGACGGTCAACATCCTGCTGGCGCCCGACGCCACGACTGCCGACGACCTGTTCCTGCGCCACAAGAGCAGCGTGCGCGCGCGCTACGACGCGGCCTGGCGCGCGGCCGAGGCGCAAGGCGGCTTCGACATGCTGTTCTTTAACGAGCGGGGTGAATTGACGGAGGGCGGGCGCAGCAATGTCTTCGTCCGGCTCGATGGCCGCTGGCACACGCCACCCCTGTCCTGCGGCTTGTTGCCCGGCGTGCAGCGCGCGGCCATGCTGGCCGATCCCGCCTGGGATGCGCGGGAAACCGTCATCACGCGTCCCATGCTGGCGCGGGCCGAGGCGATCGTCGTGTGCAATGCGCTGCGCGGCGCCATGATGGCGCAGCTTGTCAATTAA
- a CDS encoding DUF1428 domain-containing protein, with protein MAYVDGFVVPVPKAKLDTYLAMSRACGAVWREYGAQEFRECVGDDVKPGKLTSFPQAVDLQDGEVVVFSWIVFESRAKRDEINDKVMKDPRLAEMMDPAKLPFDGKRMIYGGYEMRVDA; from the coding sequence ATGGCGTATGTCGATGGATTTGTGGTGCCCGTACCGAAAGCCAAGCTCGATACCTATCTGGCCATGTCGCGCGCCTGCGGCGCCGTCTGGCGCGAATATGGTGCGCAGGAATTTCGCGAATGCGTGGGCGACGATGTCAAGCCGGGCAAGCTGACCTCGTTCCCGCAGGCGGTGGACTTGCAGGATGGCGAAGTGGTGGTGTTTTCCTGGATCGTGTTCGAATCGCGCGCCAAACGCGATGAAATCAACGACAAGGTCATGAAAGACCCGCGCCTGGCCGAGATGATGGATCCGGCCAAGCTGCCGTTCGATGGCAAGCGGATGATTTATGGCGGCTACGAAATGCGTGTAGACGCTTAA
- a CDS encoding glutathione peroxidase, whose translation MSKILAQLFALTTLAASASLAVPVHAAETAPAAAAPAACPAILKQTFNRLQDEAPQNLCQYAGKVVLVVNTASYCGFTNQYEGLEALYAKYGSKGLVVLGFPSNDFGKQEPGNSKEIADFCYNTYGVKFPMFAKSAVSGPTPNPLYVDLIKQTGKTPAWNFHKYLIDRHGKVVESFPSKVTPDDKKLVGAVEKALAM comes from the coding sequence ATGTCCAAGATCCTTGCCCAGCTGTTTGCGCTGACTACCCTTGCCGCCAGTGCCAGCCTGGCCGTGCCGGTCCATGCCGCCGAAACCGCGCCAGCTGCCGCTGCGCCAGCGGCCTGTCCCGCCATCCTCAAGCAGACCTTCAATCGTTTGCAGGATGAGGCGCCGCAAAACCTGTGCCAATACGCGGGCAAGGTCGTGCTGGTGGTCAATACGGCCAGTTATTGCGGTTTTACCAATCAGTATGAAGGGCTGGAAGCGCTGTACGCCAAGTACGGCAGCAAGGGCCTGGTGGTGCTGGGCTTTCCGTCGAACGATTTCGGCAAGCAGGAGCCGGGTAACAGCAAGGAAATCGCCGATTTCTGCTACAACACCTATGGCGTGAAGTTTCCCATGTTCGCCAAATCGGCGGTGTCCGGCCCCACGCCGAACCCCCTTTACGTGGACTTGATCAAGCAGACGGGCAAGACGCCGGCCTGGAATTTCCATAAATATTTGATCGACCGCCACGGTAAGGTGGTGGAAAGTTTCCCCAGCAAGGTGACGCCGGACGACAAGAAACTCGTTGGCGCAGTGGAAAAAGCGCTGGCGATGTAA
- a CDS encoding poly(3-hydroxybutyrate) depolymerase has product MSFPHLTAHLTTLTTTLLAASLLVLAPASAHAATAAKAAKAVKPAASNDAAALPAYQADLSQTTVSGLSSGGFMAAQFAVAYSATVAGAGIIAGGPFFCSGQPGRFPYIPYLTNALTTCMNPGSAQVAPPVASELLRAANDFARARLIDDTANLQRQRVYLFSGTKDQTVTRPVVEQVGKFYQLAGTPAAQIRFVDTVGAGHAIITDNNQDKPCAVTESPFINDCDFVQARDILQHLYPDLQPSSTTLTGKLIAFNQRSFIQNAYSSMNNTGYAYIPKACDSESCRVHVVFHGCLQTTQAIGDRFYTSTGYNQVADANKIIVLYPQAEPSPVYPYNPKGCWDFWGYTSINPIDPDFYRKSGTQMEAVKGMLDRLAARRGSR; this is encoded by the coding sequence ATGTCCTTCCCGCACCTGACCGCGCACCTGACCACATTAACCACCACCCTGCTGGCCGCCAGCTTGCTCGTCCTGGCGCCAGCAAGCGCGCACGCCGCCACGGCCGCCAAAGCCGCCAAAGCCGTCAAGCCCGCCGCGAGCAACGATGCCGCCGCCCTGCCCGCCTACCAGGCCGACCTGAGCCAGACCACCGTGTCCGGCCTGTCCTCGGGCGGCTTCATGGCGGCGCAATTTGCCGTCGCCTACTCGGCCACGGTGGCCGGCGCCGGCATCATCGCCGGTGGCCCGTTTTTCTGCTCTGGCCAACCGGGCCGCTTCCCCTACATTCCCTACCTGACGAATGCCCTGACCACCTGCATGAATCCGGGCAGCGCGCAGGTGGCGCCGCCCGTGGCGAGCGAATTACTGCGCGCGGCGAACGATTTTGCGCGCGCCCGTCTCATCGACGACACGGCCAACCTGCAACGCCAGCGCGTGTATCTGTTCAGCGGAACGAAAGACCAGACCGTGACGCGGCCGGTGGTGGAACAGGTGGGAAAATTCTATCAACTGGCGGGCACGCCGGCGGCGCAGATCCGCTTCGTCGATACGGTCGGCGCGGGCCATGCCATCATCACAGACAACAATCAGGACAAGCCCTGCGCCGTGACGGAGTCGCCGTTCATCAACGACTGCGACTTCGTGCAGGCGCGCGACATCCTGCAGCACCTGTACCCGGATCTGCAACCGTCGTCGACCACCCTGACGGGCAAGCTGATCGCCTTCAACCAGCGCAGCTTCATCCAGAACGCGTACTCCAGCATGAACAATACGGGCTACGCCTACATCCCGAAAGCCTGCGACAGCGAGAGTTGCCGTGTGCACGTGGTGTTCCACGGCTGCCTGCAGACGACGCAGGCGATCGGCGACCGCTTCTATACCAGCACCGGCTACAACCAGGTGGCGGACGCCAACAAGATCATCGTGCTGTATCCGCAGGCCGAACCGAGCCCCGTCTACCCGTACAACCCGAAAGGCTGCTGGGATTTCTGGGGCTACACCAGCATCAATCCGATCGACCCGGACTTCTACCGCAAGAGCGGCACGCAGATGGAAGCGGTCAAGGGCATGCTGGACCGCCTCGCCGCGCGCCGCGGCTCACGCTAG
- the gabD gene encoding NADP-dependent succinate-semialdehyde dehydrogenase, which produces MLQLKDPTLLRHQAYVNGAWADADGGQTINVSNPATGEHIGTVPLMGAAETRRAIEAANAAWPAWRKKTAKERAAVLRRWHDLILENADDLALIMTTEQGKPLPEAKGEVQFGASFIEWFAEEGKRVAGDTLQSPWPDRRLVITKEPIGVCAAITPWNFPAAMITRKVGPALAAGCPMVLKPAEATPFSALALAVLAERAGVPAGVFSIVTGAPKDIGGEMTSNPIVRKLTFTGSTQVGRLLAEQCAPTIKKLSLELGGNAPFIVFDDADLDAAVEGAIASKYRNAGQTCVCANRLYVQDSVYDAFAEKLVAAVAKLKVGNGIEAGVTQGPLIDAKAVAKVEEHVADALAKGGRLLAGGKRHALGNGFFEPTIIADVTNDMRVATEETFGPLAPLFRFKTDEEVIGLANNTEFGLAAYFYSRDIGRIWRVAEGLETGMVGVNTGLISNEIAPFGGVKQSGLGREGSTYGIEDYLVIKYICMGGI; this is translated from the coding sequence ATGCTGCAGTTGAAAGATCCTACCTTGTTGCGTCACCAGGCTTACGTGAATGGAGCCTGGGCGGATGCCGATGGTGGCCAGACGATTAATGTGAGCAATCCCGCCACCGGCGAGCATATCGGCACGGTGCCCCTGATGGGCGCCGCCGAGACGCGCCGCGCCATCGAGGCGGCCAATGCCGCCTGGCCCGCCTGGCGCAAGAAGACGGCCAAGGAACGCGCGGCCGTGCTGCGCCGCTGGCATGACCTGATCCTGGAAAACGCCGACGACCTGGCGCTGATCATGACCACCGAGCAGGGCAAGCCCTTGCCGGAGGCGAAGGGCGAAGTGCAGTTCGGCGCCTCGTTCATCGAGTGGTTTGCCGAAGAAGGCAAGCGCGTCGCTGGCGACACCCTGCAATCGCCGTGGCCGGACCGCCGCCTGGTCATCACCAAGGAACCGATCGGCGTGTGCGCCGCCATCACGCCGTGGAACTTCCCCGCCGCCATGATCACGCGCAAAGTCGGCCCGGCCCTGGCCGCCGGCTGCCCGATGGTCCTGAAGCCTGCCGAAGCGACGCCGTTTTCCGCGCTGGCGCTGGCCGTGCTGGCCGAGCGCGCGGGCGTGCCTGCGGGCGTGTTCAGCATCGTTACGGGTGCGCCGAAAGACATCGGCGGCGAAATGACCTCGAACCCCATTGTGCGCAAGCTGACGTTTACGGGCTCGACCCAGGTGGGCCGTTTGCTGGCGGAACAGTGCGCGCCGACGATCAAGAAACTCTCGCTGGAACTGGGCGGCAACGCGCCGTTCATCGTCTTTGACGACGCCGACCTGGATGCGGCCGTGGAAGGCGCCATCGCCTCGAAATACCGCAACGCGGGCCAGACTTGCGTGTGCGCCAACCGCCTGTACGTGCAGGACAGTGTGTATGACGCGTTTGCCGAAAAACTGGTGGCTGCCGTGGCCAAGCTGAAGGTGGGCAATGGCATCGAGGCGGGCGTCACGCAAGGCCCGCTGATCGACGCCAAGGCCGTCGCCAAGGTGGAAGAGCACGTGGCCGATGCATTGGCCAAGGGCGGTCGCCTGCTGGCCGGCGGCAAGCGCCATGCGCTGGGTAATGGATTCTTCGAGCCGACCATCATCGCCGACGTGACGAACGACATGCGCGTGGCCACCGAAGAAACCTTTGGCCCGCTGGCGCCGCTGTTCCGCTTCAAGACCGATGAGGAAGTGATCGGGCTGGCCAACAACACGGAATTCGGCCTGGCCGCCTACTTCTATTCGCGCGACATCGGCCGCATCTGGCGCGTGGCCGAAGGCCTGGAAACGGGCATGGTTGGCGTCAACACGGGCCTGATCTCGAACGAGATCGCCCCCTTCGGCGGCGTCAAGCAATCGGGCCTGGGCCGTGAAGGGTCGACCTACGGTATCGAAGATTATTTAGTCATCAAATACATCTGCATGGGCGGTATCTAA
- a CDS encoding PPK2 family polyphosphate kinase, producing the protein MKARTQFRAGQGFELNEEFAGKRLLGAATKAANKKLTPAQCKALDREETVALTAQIAECQSMLYAQHKKKVLLVLQGMDTSGKDGTVKAIFSNINPMGIRAVAFKGPTDIELAHDYLWRVHQHVPVKGEIAIFNRSHYEDVLITRVQDMIDKAECQRRYAQIRDFERMLSETGTVILKVFLHISKDEQRGRLQERLDDPDRQWKFDPNDIAQRKKWDGYQRAYETAIRETDADHAPWYVVPSNSKTQRNLVVASLLLETLQGMKLEYPAPDPKLSSFKVE; encoded by the coding sequence ATGAAGGCGCGCACGCAATTTCGCGCCGGCCAGGGGTTCGAGCTGAACGAGGAATTCGCCGGCAAGCGCCTGCTGGGCGCCGCCACCAAGGCGGCCAACAAGAAGCTGACGCCAGCCCAGTGCAAGGCCCTGGACCGCGAGGAAACCGTGGCCCTGACGGCGCAGATCGCCGAGTGCCAGAGCATGCTGTATGCGCAGCACAAAAAGAAGGTGCTGCTGGTCTTGCAGGGCATGGATACCTCGGGCAAGGACGGCACGGTCAAGGCGATCTTCAGCAATATCAATCCGATGGGCATCCGCGCCGTGGCGTTCAAGGGACCCACCGATATCGAACTGGCGCACGATTACCTGTGGCGCGTGCACCAGCACGTGCCGGTCAAGGGCGAGATCGCCATCTTCAACCGCAGCCATTACGAGGATGTGCTGATCACGCGCGTGCAGGACATGATCGACAAGGCCGAATGCCAGCGCCGCTACGCGCAGATCCGCGATTTCGAGCGCATGCTGAGCGAAACGGGCACCGTCATCCTGAAAGTCTTCCTGCATATCTCGAAGGACGAGCAACGGGGACGGCTGCAGGAGCGGCTTGACGATCCCGACCGCCAGTGGAAGTTCGACCCCAACGATATCGCCCAGCGCAAGAAGTGGGATGGCTACCAGCGCGCCTATGAAACGGCGATCCGCGAGACCGATGCCGATCACGCGCCGTGGTACGTGGTGCCATCGAATTCCAAGACGCAGCGCAACCTGGTGGTCGCCTCGCTGCTGCTGGAAACGCTGCAGGGCATGAAGCTGGAATACCCGGCGCCGGACCCGAAACTGTCGTCTTTCAAGGTCGAGTAG
- a CDS encoding CoA-binding protein has product MSNIARILQDSRIIAIVGMSDKPERASHEVADYLLRHGYRVLPVNPALAGKEVLGQRAYATLTQAAAAVAPARIDIVDCFRKSEDIVPIAEEAIAVKAGCLWLQLDVINEQAAQLARAAGLEVVMDHCTKIEHRKLAVAA; this is encoded by the coding sequence ATGTCCAACATCGCCCGCATCCTGCAAGACAGCCGCATCATCGCCATCGTCGGCATGTCCGACAAGCCCGAACGCGCCAGCCATGAAGTGGCCGATTACCTGCTGCGGCATGGCTACCGCGTATTGCCCGTCAATCCGGCCCTCGCCGGTAAGGAAGTGCTGGGCCAGCGCGCCTACGCCACCCTGACGCAGGCTGCGGCGGCTGTCGCGCCGGCGCGCATCGACATCGTCGACTGCTTCCGCAAGTCCGAGGATATTGTGCCCATCGCCGAGGAAGCCATCGCCGTCAAGGCAGGCTGTTTGTGGCTGCAGCTCGACGTCATCAACGAGCAGGCGGCGCAGCTGGCGCGGGCGGCGGGCCTGGAGGTGGTGATGGACCACTGCACAAAAATTGAGCACCGCAAGCTGGCGGTGGCGGCATGA
- a CDS encoding bifunctional 2-keto-4-hydroxyglutarate aldolase/2-keto-3-deoxy-6-phosphogluconate aldolase: MQKHTVYEGILERGMVGIVRAPSAQAAVQIAEACIAGGITALEVAFTTPDTLGVLRTLRERHGDEVLLGAGTVLDTETARAAILAGAQFIISPGVNVETIALCQRYQVLSMPGAMTPTEIVTALQAGADIVKVFPAEMFGPAYIKALLAPLPQAPLMPTGGVTVENLHAWFASGAVAVGIGGSLSGPGATGDYAAVTARARAFVAQMAAVRTAKSSG; encoded by the coding sequence ATGCAAAAGCACACGGTTTATGAGGGTATTCTCGAGCGGGGCATGGTCGGTATCGTGCGCGCCCCTTCGGCGCAGGCGGCCGTGCAGATCGCCGAGGCGTGCATCGCCGGCGGCATCACGGCGCTGGAAGTGGCGTTCACCACGCCCGATACCCTGGGCGTGCTGCGTACCCTGCGCGAACGCCATGGCGACGAAGTTTTGCTGGGCGCGGGCACGGTGCTCGATACGGAGACGGCGCGCGCCGCCATCCTGGCCGGCGCCCAGTTCATCATTTCGCCCGGCGTCAACGTGGAAACCATCGCGCTGTGCCAGCGCTACCAGGTGTTGTCCATGCCGGGCGCGATGACGCCGACGGAGATCGTCACGGCCCTGCAGGCGGGCGCCGACATCGTCAAGGTCTTCCCGGCCGAGATGTTCGGCCCCGCCTATATCAAGGCTTTGCTCGCGCCGTTGCCGCAAGCGCCGCTGATGCCCACGGGCGGCGTGACGGTGGAGAACCTGCATGCATGGTTTGCCAGCGGCGCCGTGGCCGTGGGCATCGGCGGCAGCCTCAGTGGTCCGGGCGCCACCGGCGATTACGCGGCCGTGACGGCGCGCGCTCGCGCATTTGTCGCGCAGATGGCGGCCGTGCGTACGGCTAAGTCTTCTGGCTAG
- a CDS encoding SMP-30/gluconolactonase/LRE family protein yields the protein MGTRAQLLVDAQNFLGEGVRWCERSGRVFWTNIEGCQLHALVLATGERQSWAMPERLACFALTDNDDVLLLGLASGLAWFDARSGAVTPLHTVEGDLPMTRLNDGRCDRQGRFVFGTLDERPCRDAIASFYRLNLDLSLERLPLPPIAISNSICFSIDGTAMYFCDSMKKAIYRWDDYLGGDASRVRVFAVLDPGPGAADGATIDAHDHLWSAQWGAGRVLRFAPDGSVERAITLPVSQPSCVSLGGPHYDELFVTTAQESLTPAQLAGEPLAGGLFHARQVDVRGLPEVRFGALPA from the coding sequence ATGGGGACACGGGCCCAATTACTGGTCGATGCGCAGAATTTTCTCGGCGAGGGAGTGCGCTGGTGCGAACGCAGCGGCCGCGTTTTCTGGACGAATATCGAAGGCTGCCAGCTGCATGCGCTGGTGCTGGCCACGGGCGAGCGCCAGAGCTGGGCCATGCCCGAGCGCCTGGCGTGCTTTGCGCTGACGGACAACGACGACGTGCTGCTGCTGGGACTGGCCTCCGGACTGGCGTGGTTTGACGCGCGCAGCGGGGCCGTCACGCCCTTGCACACGGTGGAGGGGGACTTGCCCATGACGCGCCTGAACGATGGCCGCTGCGACCGCCAGGGACGCTTTGTCTTCGGCACGCTCGATGAGCGCCCGTGCCGCGATGCCATCGCCAGCTTTTACCGCCTCAACCTGGACTTGAGCCTGGAGCGCTTGCCGCTGCCGCCCATCGCCATCTCGAACAGCATCTGCTTCAGTATCGATGGCACGGCCATGTACTTTTGCGATTCGATGAAGAAGGCGATCTACCGCTGGGACGATTACCTGGGGGGCGACGCCAGCCGGGTGCGCGTGTTTGCCGTGCTCGATCCGGGGCCGGGCGCGGCCGATGGCGCCACCATCGATGCGCACGACCACTTGTGGAGCGCCCAGTGGGGCGCGGGACGCGTATTGCGCTTCGCGCCGGACGGCAGCGTCGAGCGGGCGATCACCTTGCCCGTCTCGCAACCCAGCTGCGTGAGCCTGGGCGGCCCGCACTACGACGAATTATTCGTCACCACGGCGCAGGAAAGCTTGACGCCGGCCCAGTTGGCGGGCGAACCGCTGGCCGGTGGATTGTTTCATGCGCGCCAGGTGGACGTGCGCGGTTTGCCGGAAGTGCGCTTTGGCGCCCTGCCGGCCTGA
- the araD gene encoding L-arabinonate dehydratase: protein MSDNKNKRPLRSQSWFGGDDKDSFIHRSWMKNQGYPGDAFDGRPVIGICNTWSELTPCNGHFRDLAEMVKRGVLEAGGFPVEFPVMSLGETNLRPTAMLFRNLASMDVEESIRANPIDGVVLLTGCDKTTPALLMGAASVDLPTIVLSGGPMLNGNYRGKPIGSGTDVWKFSEDVRAGRMTSNEFKQAESCMSRSAGHCMTMGTASTMASMVEALGVTLPGNAAIPAVDARRKLQAQLTGRRIVDMVHEDLKLSQILTRDAFENAIMVNGAIGGSTNAVIHLLAIAGRIGVDMRLADWDRLGRDIPCLLNLMPSGQYLMEDFYYAGGLPVIIRDLLGKLHGGALTVTGASMAVNVAEAENFNPEVITPLAQPFKDEGGIAVLQGNLAPRGAVIKPSAASPELMQHRGRAVVFNSIEHYKKRVDDPALDIDASCVMVLQNCGPQGYPGMAEVGNMGLPKKLLEQGVRDMVRISDARMSGTAYGTVVLHVAPEAAVGGPLALVRDGDMIELDVAGRRLHLDVDEAELARRRAEWRAPPPAMQGGYQSMYIKHVTQADEGADLDFLVGCRGSAVPRESH, encoded by the coding sequence ATGAGTGACAACAAGAACAAGCGTCCCTTGCGTTCGCAGTCGTGGTTTGGCGGCGACGACAAGGACAGTTTTATTCACCGCAGCTGGATGAAGAACCAGGGCTATCCCGGCGATGCCTTCGATGGCCGGCCCGTCATCGGCATCTGCAATACCTGGTCCGAGCTGACGCCCTGCAATGGCCATTTCCGCGACCTGGCCGAGATGGTCAAGCGCGGCGTGCTCGAAGCGGGCGGCTTCCCCGTCGAGTTTCCCGTGATGTCGCTGGGCGAGACCAATCTGCGTCCGACGGCCATGCTGTTCCGTAACCTGGCCAGCATGGATGTCGAGGAATCGATCCGCGCCAACCCGATCGACGGCGTGGTGCTGCTGACGGGCTGCGACAAGACCACGCCGGCCCTGCTGATGGGCGCGGCCAGCGTGGATTTGCCCACCATCGTGCTGTCGGGCGGCCCCATGTTGAACGGGAATTACCGGGGCAAGCCGATCGGCTCGGGCACGGATGTGTGGAAGTTTTCCGAAGACGTGCGCGCCGGGCGCATGACCTCAAACGAATTCAAGCAGGCCGAATCGTGCATGTCGCGCTCGGCCGGCCACTGCATGACCATGGGTACGGCTTCCACCATGGCCAGCATGGTCGAGGCGCTGGGCGTGACCCTGCCCGGCAACGCGGCCATTCCCGCCGTCGATGCGCGGCGCAAGCTGCAGGCGCAGCTGACGGGGCGGCGCATCGTCGACATGGTGCATGAAGACCTGAAACTGTCGCAGATCCTCACGCGCGACGCGTTTGAAAACGCCATCATGGTCAACGGCGCCATCGGCGGCTCGACCAATGCGGTGATTCACCTGCTGGCCATTGCCGGGCGCATCGGCGTGGACATGCGCCTGGCCGACTGGGACCGCCTGGGCCGCGATATTCCCTGCCTGCTCAACCTGATGCCGTCGGGCCAGTACCTGATGGAAGACTTTTACTATGCGGGCGGCCTGCCCGTCATCATCCGCGACTTGCTGGGAAAATTGCATGGCGGGGCGCTCACCGTCACGGGCGCCAGCATGGCCGTCAACGTGGCCGAAGCGGAAAATTTCAATCCCGAGGTGATCACGCCGCTGGCGCAGCCATTCAAGGACGAGGGCGGCATCGCCGTCCTGCAGGGCAACCTGGCCCCGCGCGGCGCCGTCATCAAGCCCTCGGCCGCCTCGCCGGAACTGATGCAGCACCGTGGCCGCGCCGTCGTCTTCAACAGCATCGAGCATTATAAAAAGCGCGTCGACGATCCCGCGCTCGATATCGACGCCAGCTGCGTGATGGTGCTGCAAAATTGCGGCCCGCAAGGCTATCCGGGCATGGCCGAAGTGGGCAATATGGGACTGCCGAAAAAACTGCTGGAGCAGGGCGTGCGCGACATGGTGCGCATCTCGGATGCGCGCATGAGCGGCACGGCCTACGGCACGGTGGTGCTGCACGTGGCGCCGGAAGCGGCCGTGGGCGGGCCGCTGGCCCTGGTGCGCGATGGCGACATGATTGAACTCGACGTGGCTGGACGGCGCTTGCACCTGGATGTCGACGAGGCCGAGCTGGCGCGCCGGCGCGCCGAGTGGCGCGCGCCGCCACCGGCCATGCAGGGCGGCTATCAATCGATGTACATCAAGCACGTGACGCAGGCCGACGAAGGCGCGGACCTCGATTTCCTCGTCGGCTGCCGGGGTTCGGCAGTACCACGCGAATCTCACTGA